In a genomic window of Amycolatopsis japonica:
- a CDS encoding circularly permuted type 2 ATP-grasp protein, protein MTPMNNNSAPRLPPAGRRPRTTTSARRAAKPGAQFDGYLSPSRPHAGAYDEMFTADGTVRQPYRALYESISALTSADLSSRSAAIDRAMVDQGITFSLSGQERPFPLDLVPRVITTAEWSKLERGVAQRVRALEAFLADVYGDRQILRDGVLPRRLITSCEHFQREAFGINPPNGVRIHVSGVDLVRDEEGTFRVLEDNLRNPSGVSYVMENRRTMARVFPDLFAQHRVRPVGDYASHLLRALRAAAAANVADPMVVVLTPGVHNSAYFEHSLLARLMGVELVEGRDMFCRDNVVYLRTTEGERQVDVIYRRIDDEFLDPVHYRPDSVLGVAGILNAARAGNVVIANAVGNGVGDDKLVYTYVPEMVKYYLNEKPLLPNVDTFRCWLPDEFDHVMQHMDELVIKPVEGSGGYGIVFGPEATQAELTALKRKVRAHKRGWIAQPVVQLSTVPSKVDDRLAPRHVDLRPFAVNDGKEIFVLPGGLTRVALPEGSLVVNSSQGGGSKDTWVLAPRSSTAERELERPALGALSQVDGLVAEQGPELTTTQQQQQQQA, encoded by the coding sequence GGCGCGTACGACGAGATGTTCACCGCCGACGGCACGGTCCGCCAGCCGTACCGCGCGCTGTACGAATCGATCTCCGCGCTGACGTCGGCGGACCTTTCGTCCCGGTCTGCGGCGATCGACCGGGCCATGGTGGACCAGGGCATCACGTTCTCGCTGTCGGGCCAGGAACGCCCATTCCCGCTCGACCTGGTGCCGCGCGTGATCACCACCGCCGAATGGAGCAAACTCGAACGCGGTGTGGCGCAACGGGTCCGCGCGCTCGAAGCCTTTCTCGCCGACGTGTACGGCGACCGGCAGATCCTGCGTGACGGCGTTCTGCCGCGACGGCTGATCACCTCGTGCGAGCATTTCCAGCGCGAGGCGTTCGGGATCAATCCGCCCAACGGCGTCCGCATCCATGTGTCCGGTGTGGACCTGGTGCGCGACGAGGAGGGCACCTTCCGGGTGCTGGAGGACAACCTCCGCAACCCGTCCGGCGTGTCGTACGTGATGGAGAACCGCCGCACGATGGCGCGCGTGTTCCCGGACCTGTTCGCCCAGCACCGGGTGCGCCCGGTCGGCGATTACGCCTCGCATCTGCTGCGCGCGCTCCGGGCGGCGGCCGCGGCGAACGTCGCCGACCCGATGGTCGTCGTGCTCACCCCCGGCGTCCACAACTCCGCGTATTTCGAGCATTCGCTGCTGGCCCGGCTGATGGGGGTCGAGCTGGTCGAGGGCCGCGACATGTTCTGCCGGGACAACGTCGTCTACCTGCGCACCACCGAGGGCGAGCGGCAGGTCGACGTCATCTACCGGCGGATCGACGACGAGTTCCTCGATCCGGTGCACTACCGGCCGGATTCCGTGCTCGGCGTGGCCGGCATCCTCAACGCGGCGCGCGCGGGCAACGTGGTGATCGCGAACGCGGTCGGCAACGGCGTCGGTGACGACAAGCTCGTCTACACCTACGTGCCCGAGATGGTGAAGTACTACCTCAACGAGAAGCCGCTGCTGCCCAACGTCGACACCTTCCGGTGCTGGCTGCCGGACGAGTTCGACCACGTCATGCAGCATATGGACGAGCTGGTGATCAAACCGGTCGAAGGTTCGGGCGGGTACGGCATCGTGTTCGGCCCGGAGGCGACGCAGGCGGAGCTGACCGCGCTCAAACGCAAGGTCCGGGCGCACAAACGCGGCTGGATCGCCCAGCCGGTGGTCCAGCTGTCCACCGTTCCGTCCAAAGTGGACGACAGACTGGCGCCACGGCACGTCGATCTCCGGCCGTTCGCGGTCAACGACGGCAAGGAGATCTTCGTCCTGCCGGGCGGGCTGACCCGGGTCGCGCTCCCCGAGGGCAGCCTGGTGGTCAACTCGTCGCAGGGCGGCGGTTCCAAGGACACCTGGGTGCTGGCGCCGCGATCCTCGACGGCGGAACGGGAACTGGAGCGGCCCGCACTCGGCGCACTGTCCCAAGTAGACGGTCTGGTCGCCGAACAGGGCCCGGAGCTGACCACCACCCAGCAACAGCAGCAGCAACAGGCATAA